ACATTTCTATCTTCCATTCTAACCTCTTCCCAGTTCCTTGCAGATGAGCTATATATTCTGTTAAAATTTTCAAGATTATTATCGCTTTTTTCTTTAGCTAAATTTCTAAAATTTCTCTCATTCTTTGGATATACACCTCGGCCGTATTGCTGAGAAACAGCGAAATCATACATTGCATACTCATCAATGTTAGAATCAAGAAATTCATTGATAAGTCTAACTTGCTTTAACTCATTTTTGGGAAAATTCACTTGATCAAAAGATATGTATCTATTTTTATACCTTTCTATCAGAAAATTAGATTCTTCATTCAGATGAGATTCCACAAATTTTCTATAAAGAATAGTATCATTAGTAAAAAAATCAGGAACAGCTGAAAAACTTCGTGAATCAACATTGGATTTAAAAGATGCTGAAACCATAATTAGAAATGGATAAATCATGGTAATCGATCCAGCAATTAAAACAAAGTGTATTAACGAGTTTAAAAATTTAATTTTAAATGATCTGTTTCCTACTTTACCAATTATCGGCATCTATCGCTCCTTATTTTCCGGTCATTTTAAATTCCATTTTTGAGATTTTCTTAAGCTGAATAACAGTAAAACCAATCATCAACATTCCAAGCATCCAAGCCATAGTTGTTGCTATACCAAAGTTTAGATACAAATAAGCTTTTTCAAAAATCAAGAGATCAGCCACTTTTGTTGCTTCGTTTGGACCACCAAAAGTCATAACTAGTATGAAATCACTTTGTTGTGAAGCTGCAATAAATGCTGCTATGAACTGAATTATTAATAATGCCTTTAGATTTGGAAAAACGATATGTCTAATCTTTCCAAAGAAAGATGCTCCATCAATATCAGCTGCTTCATACAACTCATCAGGTATTCCTTTTAGTGCTGCAAGATAAATGAGACAGCCAGGTCCTACTCCAGCCCATATGGTTGGAATAATTGTGCAGATCATTGCAATTGATTCATCTTTTATCCAGCGACTTTTTTCAAACCCAAGAGACATCAAAATTTGATTTAAACCTCCAAAGTCAGAAGGATCATAGAGAAGCTTCCAGAGGTAAATAACAATAACGCCACTAATTACAGCTGGAAGATAATAAATAATTCGATAGATAAGCTTTCCTCTTGAGACTTCCTGTAAAAGAATGGCAAGTATAACTGGAGGAAAAAATCCCAGAGTAAGTGAAATAAACATATAATACAGTGTCCTTCCTAAAGAAGCCCACCATACAGGATCAAACAAAACATCGGCAAAATTTTGTAATCCAATAAATTCTGAATCACCAACAAGTCTATAGTTTTGGAATGCCATCGCAGAGCCCATAACCATAGGAACATATTTCCAGGCTAAAATAGAAAGAATTGCAGGAATAAGCATTAATGCTCCGTAGAATTTAGTGGAGCTCTTCTTTTTATGACCAATTTCTCCTTTATGCTCAGGAGTAAAAATTTTCCATACTCTATAAATTGAAAATGTAAAAAGTGAAAAGACTATTATAGCTACTAACACCGCTATTCTGCTCCTCTTAATTCGATCCTCATCACTAATTTTACCGATCATTTTTTCGTTCGTTCTTTCAACAGCACCTTTTAAAATTTTAGAGATATTTTCTCTTTTCTCATTTTCATTTGATCCAAGCTGATTTTTCTCTTCTAGCGATATACACTCATCCAGAGGATATGTCATATACTCATAAACTTTTTGACAATTTTTTCCGAATGGTTCTGGTTTACCATTTTTTAGAGCTTCTTCGAAGGTTTCAATCCATCCTTCAGGAGAATATTTTAAATATTCTTCATAACCATATTTTTTCAGGTATAGAGGGTTTTGCAATCTACCAAAACCAGATTCAATCATTACTTTCAATCGAATTCTTCTAGCCTCTTCGGAATCATAAAACTTAATATATTTCCAGGCAGCTTCACGAACTATTTTTGGATCTCTATCTCCTAAACCACCATTGTTTATTATACCAGCTCCTGAAAAGATGCCCATCATTCTACAATTTAATTCCGATCCTCTTTGTCCTGTTGGTCCATAAGGAGGTGGTGCTACACCGTATAGATTTGGGTCCAAATTTCCACCAAGACTTTTTTCATTCATATAGTCCATTCTCATACCAACGGAACCATCATCCCACATCTTCCACCAATTTCCATCTCTAATCACAAAACCTTGTTGTTTTGTACCATTTTTATCAACCCATTTAGTTGTAATCAGCTTCAAATAAAAATCCATTGCCGAAACAGCTGCTGAATCATCGAAAGAGGCATACCACTCATTAGTTTCTTTATCATATTTTACGGCATCTCCACCAGCACTCCAAAGATAGGTCATCCAATCATATGCAGCCTGAGGACCACTTGCCAATGCTAAACCATATGTCATTTTAGAAGGGTCTGTTATTTGTCTGGAAAATGATAGTAATTCATCCCAATTTTTTGGAGGTTTTTCTGGATCTAAGCCAGATTTTGCGAATAGATCTTTTCTCCACATAAAAACACGGACTAAAATTTCGTATGGCAGTGCCCAAGTCTTAATCTGATTTCCAGGCCCTTCTCTTCTAATAACCTGCCACACGGGTTCTGGCACTCTATCACTCAGTTCATTTTCTTTCATTTCTGAAACAAATTCATCCAGTGGGTACAAGAAATTATTTCTTATATATGTATCCGATTGCCTAAAGTTTACGTATAGAATATCTGGAGCTACACCTCCTGCTATGGCTAAAAGAGGTCCGGTATCCATACCAATTCCTTCCATATCAATACCAGAAAAGGCCTTAAGCTCAATGTTTGGATGCTCGTTTTTGAAGGCCTCAACTACTGCAAGTTCAGCCTTTGAGTATGGATCAGTTTTTCTAGAATCTGGTAATTCAAACACCTTAAGTATTATTTTTTCATTAGTTAAACTATTTCCCATCAAATTACCGAGAACCATCATAATGATTAAAAATAATATTTTAAATAAATTCATGTGAGCATCCCTGTAGAATTTTCTGTATTTTCAGCAGAAAATAGTGTATTTTTTATCTAATAAGCAAATTAAAAAAAAATGGAAAATTTGAACTAACAATTCCAGGGAAATAAAATGAAAGTACTAACTTTGGATGCAGGTGGAACAAACCTCGTCTTTAACGCTGTAGAAAACGGAAAAGTATTAGAATACAGTTATAATTTGAAAACTAAAAGCGATAATTTGGATAATCTAATAAATAAGATTATTGATGGGTTTACAATTTTAATTAAAGAAACAGGTCTTGATCCAGATGCCATTAGCTTCTGTTTCCCAGGACCAGCCGATTACAAAAATGGAATTATTGGAGATTTGGAAAATTTACCTTTTTTCAGAGGTGGAATTCCTCTGAAACAGATACTTGAAAACTATTTTAATGTCCCTGTATTTATAAATAATGATGGCGATATGTTTGCCCTTGGTGAAGCTCATTTTGGTTTTTTGAAAAAAGTAAATGATTTCTTGGAAGAGAACAATAATCCCAAAAGATATGAAAGTCTTTTAGGAGTAACTTTCGGAACTGGATTCGGCGGAGGGATTATTTATAAAATGAAACTTTTCGAAGGAGCAAACTCAGCTCAGGGTGAAATTAATAGAATGAGATCATATTCATATGACAACGAGAGTATAGAAGAAGAGATTAGTAAAAGAGGGCTTGTTAGAATATTTTCAATATTAAGTGGTATTTCTGACGAAAATCTTACCCCAAAAAAAATAGCTAATTATGCATTGAACAATGACAAATTTACAGATTGTGCAATTGAAAGTTACAAATTGTTTGGTAAAGCAGCTGGAGAAGCCATTGCTAATGCTGTTACTTTGCTTGATTGTCCAGTTGTAATTGGTGGAGGATTATCAAAATCTCATTCTCTTTTTTTACCATCCTTAGTAGATGCCATGAATAGTTCATATGAAACAAACGGTAAACTTGTTTCAAGAATGGAGATTAGAGCAATTAACTTTGAATCTGATTATCACCAAAGAGAAATGATTGAAAGTATACCAGTTAAGATACCTATACCTAAAAGTAATGATTTTGTTTACTATACAAAAGATCGTTTTATACCTGTGGGTGTAGCTAAACTTGACACTTCAATTGCTGTCGCTTTAGGGTGTTATATTTTTGCAATGGATATGTTAAAACAATAAAAGGGTAAATTTAGAAATTCATCTCCGAATCAATAGAAACATTTCAAATGAAATTTCTTATTTGACACCTTAAAGTATTAGTTTATATTAGTTTAAATCGATGATATCTATCATAAATTAAATGGAGATGAAATGAAAATTGTTTTCATGTTGCTTTTACTAGTCTCAGCTCTTTATTCTCAGAGTCTTGAGATCAGTTTTACTAATCCTGGAGTTGATAATTTTACTACTCAAACAGGTCACTTAATTGCAGATCCATCATCTGCATCTGATTTTAAAAGTATTGTCAAACAACAATCAGAGTCTGAAGCGAGCGAAAAATCCAATTTCGGAATTGGTGTGGAAACTTTTGTGAACGAAGATGTAAAGTATGTCACAATACCTCTTCAATATACAATTTCAAATTTTGTATTGAAAGCTGAAGTTCCATATATCTTCAATAAAAAGCTTAATTATTTCGAAGATAGTGCTGAAGCTTCAGGAATAGGTGATATACGATTCAGTATTTCTTATAATACATTGTTTAATGAGATTTTTTTCTCGATAACCCCTGGAATCAAATTCCCTACAGGAGATTATGATAGCACTGACGGAAATCTGTTGGTTCCACTGGGTACAGGATCTATGGACTATACTTTTTCAATTCATCTTTTGAAAGATTTTACTGAAACATTTGGTTTAGAAGGAGGATTCTTTACAAAGTTTAATGGAACTTCAGAAAAGAAAGCCGAAATTATCAATGAAGAAGATCCTGCTCAAAATCAGATAATTGATTATGAGATTACTAATGGAGCTATTTTCAAATTTGATGTTTGTGGAAACTACTATTTCATGGATAATATGACTTTCGCATTGAATACAGGGTTAACTGTAATGACAGAAGGATCTAAAGATAAAACCATAACTTACACTGATGGTTCATCAGATAAATTGACCGATCTTTCCAATGAACAAGATGGTTTATATTTGGATATTTCACCGTATATAACCTATAGATTTTTAAGATTAAATCTTACTGCTGGTGTATCTATACCAGTATTTACACAGCGTAATGATAATAATACTGAAGATGATAGAACAATTAGTTTATTTACTAAAATCAATTTCTAGGAGTGTATGATGAAATATATTTTTCTTTTTGCATCTTTACTTTTGATCTTTGTTTCATGTCAAAAAGAGGATGCAATTTTCACAAGCAAAAGCTACAGTGCTGAATTTATCCTAAAATTTGAAAAAGGGGTTGATTTATCAGAATCAAGAACTTATTCAGGTGAACTTAAATTGTTTAATGGAATAACAAATGATTTATTAAATACAATAGAATTAGTAATCGAACCAGTTGAAGGTGATAGTACAGGGGAAAATTACAGAGTTGTGGGAGCAATTGAAGCTCCGAACGATTCTTTAAGAGTAGAGGTATTAGCCGATCTTGCAGGTGAAGAGTATGAAGGTGAAACCACATTCACTCTAGGTGAAGGAATGGAAAGTACAATTTATGTTGAGATGGTTAGTACTACTGTAGAAAATACAATTGAATGCTATATATTAAGTCCTCAAACAGGTTCAAGTTATATAGTTGGTGAAGGTGTCTACATTGAATCTGAAGTTTTTGATAGAGATAGTACATCATCAATAATAAGTGTTGAATATTACATCAATGACCAATCTATAGGTATTACTTCAGAAGCTCCATATAATTATTTTTGGAATACAGAACCTTATGTTGTTGGTAGTTATGAGTTAAAACTTATTGCTAAAAATAGTAAAGATCAGGAAAAAAGTGCTTCTGTAAATGTTTCACTTACTACAGCATCTAATAATCCTCCAGTTTGTAATATTGAATCCCCAGCTGATAGCACTGCTTTCACAATTGGCGAATCAGTGATGATCTACTGTACAGCATCAGATAGCGATGGTAGTATCTCAAATTTAGTATTTTATGCAGATGGAGCAGTCGTAGATACAGTTTATGCAGAGCCTTATCAAGTTTACTGGAATACAACTGGTCAAATTGCTGGAAACAAGGAGATTAGGGTAGTGGCAAAGGACGATCAGGGAGCAACATCGGAAGGTACTGTGACTGTAATACTTACTCAGGCTACTAACATTCCTCCGACAGTGGCAATTGAATCACCAGGAGAAGGAGAATCTTTTACAATTGGTGAATCAATAATGATTTACAGTGTAGCTTCAGATAGCGATGGAAGCATTGCGAACTTAGTCGTTTATGCAGATGGAGCAGTAGTAGATACAGTTTATGCAGAGCCTTATCAAGTTTACTGGAATACAACTGGACAAACATCAGGAAGTAAAGAGATAAGAGTCGTAGCTGAAGATAATCTAGGAGCTACATCGGAAGATATTGTGAATATCGAACTACAAAATCTTATTGATAATGGAATCTTCTATGGTGATTTTGGTCTTACAGCTTTGACTTATACAGAATTATCAGACTGGGATCAAATAGTACAAAATGTTTTTGGATCCGAGTATAGAGTAGCAGACTGGAATGATTTGAAAAATTATTACAGTGCTGGAAATGACCTTTTGGAATTATACAATAATTTAGGTTTGATTGAGTATGATACCAGGGCATACCTTGAACTAAATGGTGTCCCAAATTTTAATGATTCTAGATATTATATCGCCTCTAGGCATGAACACAATCCTCCAGGAGATTATTTAGCTCATGATAATATTGATGATTATCTTATAAGTTTAGGTTCCTGGATGGGAAATAATCAAATTTTAGCAATAAAAATCGATAACAATATACCAGGAATGATTTTCGTTGAAGGCGGAACTTTCCAGATGGGTGACCATTTTGGTGAAGGTTTAGCAAGTGAACTTCCTGTTCATGATGTAACTTTATCAGATTTTTATATTGGAAAATATGAGGTTACACAAGAGGAATGGCAAACAGTAATGACTGGTAATACCAATGGAATATCTACTACTCCTTCAAATTTTCTAGGTTTAAATTTACCTGTCGAACAAGTAAGTTGGTACGATGTAATCGTCTTTTGTAATAGAAGAAGTATTCAGGAAGGATTGATGCCTTGTTACACTATTTTAGGAGAATACAATCCTGATCTTTGGGGTGCAGTTCCAACAAGTACAGATTCCACTTGGAATGGGATAGTCTGTAATATTTTTGCTGAGGGTTATAGACTTCCAACTGAAGCCGAATGGGAATATGCTGCAAGAGGCGGTATACATCATATAGATGATTTAAGATATGCAGGATGTCACGAGGGATCGGAATTGGCAAATTATGCTTGGTATGGTTCTAATAGTGGTTCTCAAACTCATGATGTAGGAACTAAACTGCCAAACCAACTTGGAATTTATGATATGAGTGGGAATGTTTGGGAATGCTGCTGGGATTGGTATGGTGGAAATTACTACAGTAGTAGTCCAAATAACAATCCATTAGGACCAGATATTGGCACAGATCGTGTTGTACGTGGTGGTAGCTGGTTCAACGATGCTAGTCGAAGTCGAGTTGCGGCTCGTGACGACGACACTCCAGACTACAAGTACAGCAATAGCGGCTTTCGTCTAGCAAAAGCTAGCAATTAGATTTTAGTATAGGTCGAGTTGCTTACAGTGACTCGATCTAGTTTTTCTTATCAGACTGCTTAAAATGTTGAACTTCCTTTGAAGATTCCTTAACCAGAACATGTCATATCCCTAATCATTACATCCTCAGTATCAAGATTTCACACATTCATTAGAAATGGCAGCTTTATTTGACACAGGCTGTCGTTGCCTAAATCTTTTGAAGGTTTACATATCACTAAACCGTAAACACTCAAATATATAAAAACAAAATTGGTTGCATATACATGAATTATTAATTAAAATGCAACCTGAAAAAAATATGGATTAATCATGAGTGTTTTCAAAAGAACAAACAGTATCCTTTCTAAAAGATGGTACTATCTGGTGGGAGGATTTATTTCTCTGCTAATAGTAGATTTTATGCAGCTTCTAGTTCCAAAAATCGTTCAGTATGTAATAGATGATCTTTCATCCTCTTCATTAACTGATGATAAACTTTTTAAGTATCTGATCTATCTTCTCATTATCACTGGGGTTATTGCTGTTTTTAGATTTTTCTGGAGATTTTTCATTATAGGCAATGCACTGGTAATTGAGAAACACCTTCGGGAAATGATCTATGATAAACTTCTAATACTCCACAAAAAGTTTTTCAATAACAATAAAACTGGCGATTTAATGGCACATGCCAATAATGACGTTTCAGCAGTAAGAATGGTCTATGGGTTTGGTTTTATCGCTTTTTTTGATGCTTTAATTCTTACTATCACTGCAATCGTCTTTATGGTTGATATTGATTTTAAACTAACAGTACTTGCTTTTATACCTCTACCAATAATTTCAATATTTATTGCTTATTTTGGAAAGGTTACCCACAAAAGATTTAAGGATTCTCAAGATAGTTTTTCTGATCTTTCTGGAGTGGCTCAGGAGAGTTTTGCAGGGATTAGAGTTATTAAAGGATACAGTCTTGAAGAATACGACTATAATAAGTTCAAAAAACAAAGCATGGATCTTCTGATAAAAAATGTATCACTTGCTAAGGTTTGGGGTTTGTTTCACCCATTTATGTCTATGATTATTGGCTTATCATCAGCAATAATTATCTACGTCGGTGGTAGAGGAGCGATTTTAAATCAATTAACAATCGGAGAATTTGTCGCTCTCAATACTTACATTGGTCTGCTTTCCTGGCCGATGATGGCTATTGGATTTATCATAAATATTTATCAAAGAGGTAAGGCATCCATGGAGAGAATCAACAGAATTCTGGATACTGAGCCTGAGATAAAAAATGAAGATCATTGTATAGAAATCGCTCCTGAACCGGCACATGTCGAGTTTAAAAATGTATGTTTTACTCATGAAGGGGCAAATTCCAAAGTATTAAACGATATGTCATTTAAAGCTGAAAAAGGTCAAAAAATTGCGATTATTGGAAGAACTGGATCCGGAAAGTCTACGATTATCAATTTACTCACCAGAATGTATGACAGAGACAGTGGTTCTATCACGATCAATGGTCACGATGTAAGATCTATGAAATTAGACAATTTAAGAGATTTTATTTCACTAGTTCCTCAGGAGACTTTTTTATTCAGTGAATCGATAAAAGAAAATATAAATTATTCCGGTAAAACTGATAAAATTGAAGAAATTGAGAATATAAGCAAAACTGCTGGAATTTATGATAATATTATGGATTTTAAAGATAAGTTTGAAACTGAACTGGGAGAAAAAGGTGTAAATCTTTCAGGTGGTCAAAAACAGAGAGTTTCAATTGCAAGAGCTTTGTTGAAAGATTCCCCAATTATTATTCTTGATGATTCACTTTCAGCCGTTGATACTCACACAGAAAGGTTAATCTGGTCAAATTTAAAACCTGTACTTTCGGAAAAAACTGTGATAATTATTACTCACAGAATATCAAGTATTACTGATTGTGATAGAATTTATGTGATTGATGATGGTAAAGTTGCTGAAATGGGTACTCATGAGCAATTGATAAAACATAATGGCATTTATAACGACATTTATGAAAAACAGCAGATTGAAGAAAAACTCAGTGAAAACGGAGGTGAAGAATGATGCACGGCGGAGGTGGTGGTCGTTCTATGAATATAGAGGGCGAATTGAAAAAAAAGGTTTTCGACGGAGCGATCTTCAAAAGACTTGGAAGTTATGCAAAACCTTACAAAGTCATGATTTTTTTTATCTCACTGGTAATTTTGGCAACTGTTGCAGTGGAAATCTCTCTTCCACTAATAAGTAAGCATATAATTGATAGTTTTATTAAAAATACAGGATTTGTTACTAAACTTGATTTAGACAATAATCCAGATAAATCAGTTCTAGTTGAGTTAGATAATAATTTATTCTACTGTAAAAGAGGGAATGAAAAGAAACTTTCACAATCAACAAAAGATTTGGTTGACAACGGTAGATTACCGGATGAGTATATTTTAATAGATAAAAATATTAGCGAGGATTTTACTAAAGATGAGTTACTTAACGGAATGAACTATTGTGCCGTTTCAGTTAAAACAATGGAAAAGAAAGACTCTGATTTTATTTCAAGAATCAGATACTCTGATTTGAGTAGTATTACATTCTTTTCATTAACTTTTGTAGTTTTAGTTATTGCTGGGTTTGGTTTTACATATCTTCAAATATATTTGACAGCCATTACGGGGCAAAAAGTTATGTATGATATTAGAATGAATCTGTTTAGTCATATGGAAAGAATGCCTGTAAAATTCTTCGAGTCAAACCCAACTGGCGTTCTTGTAACCAGAGTTACAAACGATATTAATAATTTAAGTGAATTTTTCTCGGACGTTCTTGTCAACCTGTTCAAAGACTTTTTTGTGGTACTGGGAATATTTGTAGTATTGTTTGTCACAGATACAAGGCTGGCTCTTGTAACTGTTTCGGCAATACCAATTATAGTTTTTGTATCTTATTTTTTTAAAAAACAGATGAGGGAAGTCTTTAGATGGACCAGAAAAGCCTTAGCCAGAGTTAATGCAATTCTATCTGAAACCATTACAGGGATGACAATTATCCAGATTTTTAATCAGGAAGAGAAAGAAAACAGAAAATTTAGGGAAGCAAATGATGACCTTTTTAAAGCTTCTTACAGACAAATGTTAATGAATTCGGTCTTTAGACCAACTTTTTCAGTTATAAGATTTGGAACAATTGCTCTAATAATCTATTTTTCTGCAGGTTATATCTCCAAAGAAACTCTTACCATAGGAGCATTAGTCGCTTTTCTTGCCTATATAGAAAAATTCTTTCAACCAATACAGGATTTATCAGAAAAAATTAATCTGATGCAATCTGCTATGGCTTCATCTGAGCGTATTTTTGATTTAATGGATATGGAAACAGAAGATTATGAGAGCCATTCAGAAGTAGAAGTTGCTGGTGGTGATATTGTTTTTGAGAATGTCTGGTTTGCCTATAAAGAGGGTGAGTGGATTTTAAAAGATTTTAGCCTAAAGATTAAGCGGGGTGAAAGCATAGCAATTGTTGGTGCTACCGGCGCTGGAAAGACTACAATTATAAATATTTTGAACAGGTTTTATCCTATCTCAAAAGGTGATATAAAAATTAATGGTATTAGTATCTATTCAATGTCCCTTGATAAACTTAGATCCTTAATTGGTATGGTTCAGCAAGATATTTTCATCTTTTCTGGCTCAATAAAAGAAAATATTCTACTTGGTATGAATATGCCAGAGAACAGATTAAAAGAGATTTCAACCTATTCAAATGCTTATCAGTTTATCTCTAAGCTAGAAGATGAGTTTGATACTCACATGAAGGAAAGTGGCACAAATATTTCTGTAGGAGAAAAACAGCTTGTGGCGTTTACCAGACTACTGGCAAATAATCCAGAAATTATGATATTGGATGAAGCAACTTCATCAGTAGATACAGAAACAGAACTTCTTATTCAAGACTCCATCGAAAGACTTCAAAAAGGAAGAACTTCCATTATTATTGCTCACAGATTATCTACAATCAGAAATTGTACAAAAATAATTGTTCTTCATAAAGGTAAAATAATGGAGATGGGAACTCACGAAGAACTTTTAAATCGAGAACAATTGTATTATAATTTATATAAATTGCAATACGAATAGGGGTTTGTATGCTAGATAAACTGGTTGAACTTAGACAAGAATTACATGCCTTCCCAGAAATATCTGGATCAGAAATGAAAACATCACTTAGAATTATGAAATTTTTTTCTCAATTGGAATATGATGACCTTGTAGAGTTTCCCAATTATGGTCTAGCCTATATATTTAATGGTAAATCAGAAGGCAAAACTATTATGTTTCGGGCTGATATGGATGCTGTAAGTGTTTACGAAACAAACGATTTTGACCATTGTTCTCGCAATGAAGGTTGCTCACATTCCTGTGGGCATGACGGACACATGACAATCTTAGCTGGTTTAGGCGAAGTAATTTCTAAAAATAGAGATTTTTCAGGTAAAGTCATTCTTTTGTTTCAACCTTCAGAAGAAAATGGACAGGGTGCAAGTGAATTGTTGAGATTTGGTAATTTTAGAGATTTAAAACCTGACTATATCTTTGGACTTCACAATGTTCCTGGGTATCCAAAAGGGGCAATTATCAGTAAAAAGGAAGTTTTTTCTAACTCGTCTACAGGTGCAACCATTTTTTTTGTAGGAAAAGATTCTCATGCCGCTGAACCAGAAAAGGGAATCAATCCAATTTATACTATGATGGATATAGTCAAAGTCATTAAAGGTTATTGTGAATCAGATAAAATCGAAAAAAATTCGAAAATTACTATGGTTGGAATAAATTCTGGTGGCTCAAATTTTGGTATTTCTCCTGGTAAGGGTGTTTTACATATGACACTTCGAGCCGAATCTGAACATAATATGAATCGTCTCAAAATGGCATTGAATGAAACTGTTGATTTTTTCTGTAAAAGAGATGGTGTTATATCAAAACTTGATTATTCAGAAACATTTCCTTCTATAGAAAACTCTGATGAATGCTTTAATATTATTAAATCAGCGAGTGATAATTTTATTGAAGTAGCAAGACCATTTAAGTGGTCTGAGGATTTTGGATGGTATACCAGATATTATAATTGTGGTTTTTTTGGCCTAGCCTCAGGAGAGGAGCAACCAGTTCTACATAGTTCAAATTTTGATTTTCCGGATGATATAATAGAAGTTGGAATAAAAACTTATCTTAAAATAATATCAAAAATTTCAGGTTTGGATGGGTTTAAAAAAGAGTTGATTTAATAATATTTATCATATACTCTTTTAGAAAATAATAGCGATAATCTTA
Above is a genomic segment from Candidatus Delongbacteria bacterium containing:
- a CDS encoding extracellular solute-binding protein, coding for MNLFKILFLIIMMVLGNLMGNSLTNEKIILKVFELPDSRKTDPYSKAELAVVEAFKNEHPNIELKAFSGIDMEGIGMDTGPLLAIAGGVAPDILYVNFRQSDTYIRNNFLYPLDEFVSEMKENELSDRVPEPVWQVIRREGPGNQIKTWALPYEILVRVFMWRKDLFAKSGLDPEKPPKNWDELLSFSRQITDPSKMTYGLALASGPQAAYDWMTYLWSAGGDAVKYDKETNEWYASFDDSAAVSAMDFYLKLITTKWVDKNGTKQQGFVIRDGNWWKMWDDGSVGMRMDYMNEKSLGGNLDPNLYGVAPPPYGPTGQRGSELNCRMMGIFSGAGIINNGGLGDRDPKIVREAAWKYIKFYDSEEARRIRLKVMIESGFGRLQNPLYLKKYGYEEYLKYSPEGWIETFEEALKNGKPEPFGKNCQKVYEYMTYPLDECISLEEKNQLGSNENEKRENISKILKGAVERTNEKMIGKISDEDRIKRSRIAVLVAIIVFSLFTFSIYRVWKIFTPEHKGEIGHKKKSSTKFYGALMLIPAILSILAWKYVPMVMGSAMAFQNYRLVGDSEFIGLQNFADVLFDPVWWASLGRTLYYMFISLTLGFFPPVILAILLQEVSRGKLIYRIIYYLPAVISGVIVIYLWKLLYDPSDFGGLNQILMSLGFEKSRWIKDESIAMICTIIPTIWAGVGPGCLIYLAALKGIPDELYEAADIDGASFFGKIRHIVFPNLKALLIIQFIAAFIAASQQSDFILVMTFGGPNEATKVADLLIFEKAYLYLNFGIATTMAWMLGMLMIGFTVIQLKKISKMEFKMTGK
- a CDS encoding ROK family protein, whose protein sequence is MKVLTLDAGGTNLVFNAVENGKVLEYSYNLKTKSDNLDNLINKIIDGFTILIKETGLDPDAISFCFPGPADYKNGIIGDLENLPFFRGGIPLKQILENYFNVPVFINNDGDMFALGEAHFGFLKKVNDFLEENNNPKRYESLLGVTFGTGFGGGIIYKMKLFEGANSAQGEINRMRSYSYDNESIEEEISKRGLVRIFSILSGISDENLTPKKIANYALNNDKFTDCAIESYKLFGKAAGEAIANAVTLLDCPVVIGGGLSKSHSLFLPSLVDAMNSSYETNGKLVSRMEIRAINFESDYHQREMIESIPVKIPIPKSNDFVYYTKDRFIPVGVAKLDTSIAVALGCYIFAMDMLKQ
- a CDS encoding transporter, which gives rise to MKIVFMLLLLVSALYSQSLEISFTNPGVDNFTTQTGHLIADPSSASDFKSIVKQQSESEASEKSNFGIGVETFVNEDVKYVTIPLQYTISNFVLKAEVPYIFNKKLNYFEDSAEASGIGDIRFSISYNTLFNEIFFSITPGIKFPTGDYDSTDGNLLVPLGTGSMDYTFSIHLLKDFTETFGLEGGFFTKFNGTSEKKAEIINEEDPAQNQIIDYEITNGAIFKFDVCGNYYFMDNMTFALNTGLTVMTEGSKDKTITYTDGSSDKLTDLSNEQDGLYLDISPYITYRFLRLNLTAGVSIPVFTQRNDNNTEDDRTISLFTKINF
- a CDS encoding SUMF1/EgtB/PvdO family nonheme iron enzyme: MKYIFLFASLLLIFVSCQKEDAIFTSKSYSAEFILKFEKGVDLSESRTYSGELKLFNGITNDLLNTIELVIEPVEGDSTGENYRVVGAIEAPNDSLRVEVLADLAGEEYEGETTFTLGEGMESTIYVEMVSTTVENTIECYILSPQTGSSYIVGEGVYIESEVFDRDSTSSIISVEYYINDQSIGITSEAPYNYFWNTEPYVVGSYELKLIAKNSKDQEKSASVNVSLTTASNNPPVCNIESPADSTAFTIGESVMIYCTASDSDGSISNLVFYADGAVVDTVYAEPYQVYWNTTGQIAGNKEIRVVAKDDQGATSEGTVTVILTQATNIPPTVAIESPGEGESFTIGESIMIYSVASDSDGSIANLVVYADGAVVDTVYAEPYQVYWNTTGQTSGSKEIRVVAEDNLGATSEDIVNIELQNLIDNGIFYGDFGLTALTYTELSDWDQIVQNVFGSEYRVADWNDLKNYYSAGNDLLELYNNLGLIEYDTRAYLELNGVPNFNDSRYYIASRHEHNPPGDYLAHDNIDDYLISLGSWMGNNQILAIKIDNNIPGMIFVEGGTFQMGDHFGEGLASELPVHDVTLSDFYIGKYEVTQEEWQTVMTGNTNGISTTPSNFLGLNLPVEQVSWYDVIVFCNRRSIQEGLMPCYTILGEYNPDLWGAVPTSTDSTWNGIVCNIFAEGYRLPTEAEWEYAARGGIHHIDDLRYAGCHEGSELANYAWYGSNSGSQTHDVGTKLPNQLGIYDMSGNVWECCWDWYGGNYYSSSPNNNPLGPDIGTDRVVRGGSWFNDASRSRVAARDDDTPDYKYSNSGFRLAKASN